The stretch of DNA GTACGAGATATTGAGACCCGGGTCATCCTGCTGAGTAAAGGAGTTGAGCGTGTTCAAACCAACTTTAACCCTCTTACCGATTTGCTGATCCAGGGTGCCGCGCAGGGAGTAGCGCTTAATGCCTTGTACTGGTACAATGCCGGTCTCATCGTAGTAGCCTAGCGAAGCCGAGTACTGCGTTTGGTCGGTACCGCCACTCACGCCCAAGGCATGGTTCTGAATCCGGCCGTTCTGGAAAAGTAAGTCTTGGTAGTCGAAGCTTCTGCCGGCAGCGTAGTTGGCTTTTTCATCATCCGTCAGGAAGCCGGCCGCGCTGTTGGGGTTCTGGCCCGCGGCGCGGAACGCTTCCGCCCGATAGTTATAGTACTGCTGCCCGTTCTGCAGGTCATAGAAACCATAGGGCTTTTTCACGCCGTAATAGGCGCTATACGTTGCTCTCGGAGCACCTGATTTGCCGCGCTTAGTGGTAATCAGGATAACGCCGTTTGCGCCGCGCGCGCCATAAATAGCCGTAGAAGAAGCATCTTTCAATACTTCCACGGAGGTAATATCGTCGGGGTTGAGGTCGTTGAGGCTACCATCAAACGGTATGCCGTCAACTACTAGCAGCGGGTCGTTGCTGCCGGCAAACGAACGGTTACCACGGATGCGGATAACCGGCGCCTGCCCGGGGGCGTTGCTGGAGCTGGAAATGTTTACACCGGCGGCGCGGCCTTGCAGCGCCTGCCCAATGTTAGCCACCGGCACGTCGCGGAGGGCTTGCTCATCTACGGAGGAAATAGCCCCCGTTACCTGGCTTTTCTTCTGTACGCCATAGCCTACTACCACCACTTCGCTCAGGGCCTTGGCATCCTCGCCCAAGGTTACATTCACCGTCGACTGGTTGCCAACAGCTACTTCCTTGGAAGTAAAGCCCACGAAGGAGAACACCAGCGTTGAGCCAGATGGGGCTGCCACCGTGTAGCGGCCGTCGCCATCGGTTACAGTACCCGTGGTGGTACCTTTCACTACCACGTTTACACCGGGCAGGCCGGCACCGTCCGTGCCAACTACGCGGCCGGAAACTGATTGTGCGGTGGCCTGCGCCTGAACCGCTGTGGGAGCCAGCAGACCGCCAGCTAATGAGAGCCCCGTGGCAGCTAATAGCGGCCAGCTCAGGCCCAACGCCGTCTTGCGTAAAGGAAAATGCATGGAGTGTGGGAATTATTAATTGTGGGATGAAACAGCTGAAAGTCCTGCAGATGCAGGAGCAGAAAACGCGAGACTAGAAGCCGATGGAGTTACCACCATCCACGGGCAGCGAAGCGCCAGTGATATAGCGGGCGGCATCAGAAGCAAGGAAAACGGCCGCGTGACCAATGTCCTGGGGCTGGCCGAACTTGCCCATGGGTGTGCGGCGCATGGCCCGGTCGCGACGGTCGGGGTCGGAGTTCATGGCGGTACGGCTCATTTCGGTTTCAATGAAGCCGGGAGCAATGGCATTCACGCGCACGTTGTCTTTGGAAAACTCCGAGGCCAGCACCTTCACCATGCCCTCTACCGCCGACTTGGAAGCGGCGTAGGCCACCACCCGATCAATTCCGTAGTAGGCAGCCATAGATGAAATCATCAGAATTACGCCGCGCTTGCGGGCTACCATGCGCTTGGCACAGGCCCGGGTAAGGGCAAACACCGAGTTTAGGTTGGTGTGAATGATGCGGTTAAACTCTTCATCGGTTACTTCCAGAGCGGGCTTTTTCATGTTTACCCCGGCATTGTTTACCACGATATCCAGCTCACCATAGGTAGCCTCAATGTGGTCAACCAAGCCATCTAGTGAGGCCAGGTCACAAACATCGTTGGTGAGGTAATGCGCCTGCGCGCCCAGGTCAGCCACGGCTTCCTGCAGTACGCCCTCGCGCCGGCCCGTGATAACCACAGTGGCCCCGGCGGCAATCATGCAGCGGGCAATTTCCAGCCCAATGCCTGTGCCACCACCCGTAATCAGGGCAAGGTGGCCTTCCAGGGAAAACGGATTCGGCTGGCTGCTTGGGTGTGCAAGTTGAGAGAGAACGGGAGTGAAGTTTTCCATTCGAGAAAAGATATTGAAGCCACGGGTGGCCGGATTAGCGGAGCTGGTAGATGTCGACCAGCTGTTTGATTTCAGCGAGGTCACGCGTGGGGGGCGTGAGCGTGGGCGGTAGCGGCTGCTTGGAGTAAGTCTGGAAATAAAGCACGCAGGCATCACGCCACCATAGGGCTTCGCGCTGCTGGATGCGCAGGCGGGCCGCTACATCGGCGTGCAGCTCGGCATCAATGGCGGGCTGCACCTGAGCCCACTGCTGCTGCATCCACTGCACCGAGTCGGCGCCGGAGTAGTAGCGGGTGGTCAGCTCATTCCAAAGTGTTTTGCCCGTATTTAAGGTTTGGGTCCAGGGCACGTGGTGGAACCACAGCAGGTAATCGGGCGGGCAGGTGGCAGGGTTGCCCCACTGCTTCTGTACTTGCGGCGCATACAGGGCCAGCGCGTTGCTGCCGGTAGCGGTACGGTTGAAGCCTAGGCCTACCGCATCAGCTTTATGATAGTAAATGGAGGTCCAGTCGGGGCGGGCGCTCTTTTCCAGCCAGGGCTCGGGGCCATAGTGGATGCTCTGGCCCATGATGTGGTGCAGGCCCAGCGGCGTGGTGTACCGCACGTAAATGTCGCGCGACTTTGTGAGCAGGTCCGTGATGGTGCTCACGGCCTTGGGCTCCTGGGTCAGGGTCATCTTGGTCCACTCCTCGGCCAGGGCCTGCGAGGTGAGCGTGTGGTCCCAGGCCAGGCGGCCGTAGGAGTACCAGTTGGCCTGGCCTACGGGGTGGCCGGTCCAGTTGCGGTCGGAGCCGATGTTGGCCACGCCCGCAATACCGCTGATAGTGTGCTGGTCAACTGTGCCATCAACCACCTTGGCTACCGTAGAGCCGGGTCCTTTGGCGTAGGTGTCTGACTCCAGGCATTCCTTGATGAGGGGCGCCAGGTATACGAGGTGAGTGGCAAAGCCTAAGTACTCCTGCGTCAGCTGCACTTCCAGCACCAGCGGCGTTTTGGGCATGGCCCCGAACAGCGGGTGAAACGGCTCACGGGCCTGGAAGTCGATGGGGCCGTTCTTCACCTGCACCAGCACTTTGGGGGCAAACTTGCCGTCAAGAGGCTGAAACTCCTGGTAGGCCTCTTTAAACCGGTCGCCGTTGGAGTTGGCTTTGTACACGAAAGCGCGCCACATCACAATCCCATCGTGCTGGCCTAGAGCCTCGGCGAGCATGTTGGCACCGTCGGCGTGGTTGCGGCCGTAGTCCTGGGGGCCGGGCTCGCCCTCAGAGTTAGCCTTTACCAGGAAGCCGCCGAAGTCAGGAATGGCCTTGTATATCTCGTCGGTTTTAGCGGTCCACCAGCGGCGCACCTGGGGGTCCAAGGGATCAGAGGTTTGCAGCCCTCCAATCACCTTGGGTGCCGCCCACAGCACCGACATGTACACCCTAATCCCATAAGGTCGCATTACATTGGCCAGGGCCGCTACCTTCTGCAGGTACTCCGCCGTCAGGAAG from Hymenobacter taeanensis encodes:
- a CDS encoding SDR family NAD(P)-dependent oxidoreductase — encoded protein: MENFTPVLSQLAHPSSQPNPFSLEGHLALITGGGTGIGLEIARCMIAAGATVVITGRREGVLQEAVADLGAQAHYLTNDVCDLASLDGLVDHIEATYGELDIVVNNAGVNMKKPALEVTDEEFNRIIHTNLNSVFALTRACAKRMVARKRGVILMISSMAAYYGIDRVVAYAASKSAVEGMVKVLASEFSKDNVRVNAIAPGFIETEMSRTAMNSDPDRRDRAMRRTPMGKFGQPQDIGHAAVFLASDAARYITGASLPVDGGNSIGF
- a CDS encoding alpha-glucuronidase family glycosyl hydrolase, whose protein sequence is MSFRSLLLLFVLCTFAQRGLADDGYRLWLKYDLVRDASQRKEYQKQAKFITIPNSASPILQTAGRELQQGLLGLLGQQVPVLSESKGKGGIVLAVAANPELGEEGYRVSTQSGNLVVTGATDKGALYGAFALLRHWQTGQPVANVNLTSKPRIEYRLLNHWDNPNGTVERGYAGSSIWKWQELPEVIDPRYRDYARANASIGINGVVFNNVNASARFLTAEYLQKVAALANVMRPYGIRVYMSVLWAAPKVIGGLQTSDPLDPQVRRWWTAKTDEIYKAIPDFGGFLVKANSEGEPGPQDYGRNHADGANMLAEALGQHDGIVMWRAFVYKANSNGDRFKEAYQEFQPLDGKFAPKVLVQVKNGPIDFQAREPFHPLFGAMPKTPLVLEVQLTQEYLGFATHLVYLAPLIKECLESDTYAKGPGSTVAKVVDGTVDQHTISGIAGVANIGSDRNWTGHPVGQANWYSYGRLAWDHTLTSQALAEEWTKMTLTQEPKAVSTITDLLTKSRDIYVRYTTPLGLHHIMGQSIHYGPEPWLEKSARPDWTSIYYHKADAVGLGFNRTATGSNALALYAPQVQKQWGNPATCPPDYLLWFHHVPWTQTLNTGKTLWNELTTRYYSGADSVQWMQQQWAQVQPAIDAELHADVAARLRIQQREALWWRDACVLYFQTYSKQPLPPTLTPPTRDLAEIKQLVDIYQLR